The following is a genomic window from Neodiprion pinetum isolate iyNeoPine1 chromosome 3, iyNeoPine1.2, whole genome shotgun sequence.
AGCCTTTGCAACAGTACTCAAAACAATTAGATACTTGTTGAAATAACGTGTGCTCGTATCTTTCGAAGGATTCTCAGTACCGACCCAGCAGATTCACATGCCCGAAGCAACTTAACTTTGTTTGCATTTGCACCATGAAAATCAAAGCTCACCTTACGTTTATGTGCAGTATAAAGGTGCAAGACCACATACCTATCGTGAAACTGGATCTCTCTAATGTCCCAAAtacttggaaaataattacttcTCTTAGACTGATCATTGTAGTCTTGGCTTCtagcaatttcaatttgaatataGTAGATCTCTGAAATAGAGAGCTTTTGTTATATATTGCAATCAGCCTAAGAATAAAACAGtattacaattaaataatgacgtaaaacagtatttttctttctcacttgTATTCTTACAAGCTTGTTATTGCAACCGTTCATGCAGGTACCAAGAGTacaattcattttcttctaaccAATTATGAATTATGCAGACAGTTTCCCAGATGTGGATGTCGGCAAACGTTGAAAACATTTATTTGCGTATAATTATGGCCACGGTAATAATCGTGGGACGAAACAAGTTGGAACGCAATTGTTACAACCATTAATAGCTGACGAGAAACAGGCGTACCGAAATTCAAGGTAAGTAATAAATTACCGTAACAGTTTGGCCTTATTTTTCACCCTAAAAATTGACCGGCTTAAAGCTTGTCGTATATTGTAATTATGACCCGATATTACAGGATACAGTAGAGCATAGTTAATCGCTTCAAAGGTTTTCGTCGAAGCTCCGAAAACGTTTCACGCTTTAATGCTTCGGTAAACTcgtggaaaataaattgcTACAATCATTCTCGCCAAACAAACTCCCTAGAATAGTGGGGGGGAATACATCGATATTTGCCACAAAGAACATTCAGTCGTAATTTCAATAGTTACGGAGAAGCACGCGAATGATCTGTGCTCTGTTCGAGATACTTATTTTTGTAACTTTTATCTCAAATCTGCGCTTATCACTCATCGGCATGTTCCACGTCGGTGttataaaaaatcttcaaataTCGTGGCGTACGGATTTTTTTTGGCCCATCAGATACTTCGGCTGGATCTATCTTCATTGGATGGGTTCCAGCTTATCCTTTGCCGTGGTTTTCAGCACGTCAGCAATTGCCGGCTATTTAACGACATGGCTATATTTTCACAACCAATCCAACACGCGGTCCGGACCAGGAACGCCAACCGATGTTTCTACGGCCATTCACTATCTCGTAATAGCTATTGACGCACTAATCGTACCGCTTTTAGTAACCATCTGGATAACCCGAGGTCGGCGTCGAGTTCATCGTGTAATCTCGACCTTTGCAACAGTCGACGAGAAATTGTCAAAGTTCGGACAATGTCCAAGCCGGAATTCAAGCACGTGGAAGCTCATCATTCTCATCTGTGCTCCTCTGGTAACAGCTGGAGTAATAATCTGGATCGATGTGAATTACAACGAACCACAAGTGTCGAAGCACACGATATTTCGCtcgatttttttacactttcaCGAGTTCGTTAGGTTTTATACACTGGGGTTCTTCGCTTCTCTGGTCCTGCTTATTGGCGATCGCTACAAGGCTGTTAACTCGGTGCTGAAGACGGTTTTGCGGGAACACAGTTACGACTTGACGAACACTCGGCAAATCGTTTCGGAATGGGTTACCGCTGTACGAGAACTTCGTGCTCTTCATCGAAAGCTCTTCTTCGCAGCCGAGGATATTCAGCTGGCTTTTAATTTCCAGCTTTTAGTTCTCGGCATTATAACTCTGATGTCTGCCATCGGAGAACTGTACAAGCTCTATTTGGCGAATATCTCGCTTTGCGGATCTCCGTCTTTGCCGGCATTCGCGtatcttcttctcttctcgttGCAGCTTGGCCCGGCTTACTTCGCCGCATTCAGCTGCAGTTGCACATGCGATCAGGTAATTGTAGTATCGTAATTGTTCTTTGCAAAATAATCATATTCTTTCACCTCTTCGTTTCGACTCGTTATACTTGTGAACGAgagttattttacattttccaGGCCAAGAGAACTGCGGCTCTGATACAAGAGATCACCGTAGTCGATGAGAATTTATGTCTAGAGGTGAGGCGAGGAGcgttttgtaaaatttactATCCCAATATCCAGTCggcgtttgaaaatttacacagTACGTCGTCTTGTCATTTTTAAAGTAAATCGAAAATCTGTTAAACGGTATTTTCCTCTGAATATTATTCAAGAGTTGGAATTTCAcgataattatttgaaaatgaaaattgctaCATAAAAAtgcgaggaaaaaattatccaaaaacTTAGTAACGACTTCACCTAAGAATCATTCGAAAGTTTCATGTACTCTAATTACCGGTTTGCATGAACATACGCGAGAGTTCCAAATTTCGTTCTTAGAACATAGTTTCTTCGTGATGGTCGCATCTAAAAGAAAAAGACTCGAATGTTCAAATCAAAATCTAGGTATGTCTAAATCGGTTTAGATCGCAACATTTTCCCTCCAGCTGATTCACTACGATCTCAGTTTTTCTGCGTGTGGATTCTTCAGCATGGATCTAACTTTTGTCGAAAccgtatgtataaaatttcttaTTGTTGCTagttcattaaaaaattgatgatttcCACTTTGCCTGCACATATAATCGTACGCACTATCACTTTTCTAATTGccaatgaaatttcaatctaATTTTTGCATAACTATTACCGAAAATTTGTCGCTCGCTGGATTAGCAATAAAGAGCTAATTATGCACGCTTTACACAAGTCACTTTGTATTATAATCTGATTTTATCTGTTACAGATTGTTGAAACGATTGCAACATACCTGATTATTCTAGTTCAAATAGGAACGGTGCCACAGAATTGTCAAAATTCGCATGACTCGGGATTAGATAACTTCGTTAACTCTTCAATCAACCGTGGATCAAATATTTCCTAAAATAAGTTCGATTTTCGGGTTGTATCAAAGATCTTCGAACACGTGAGTAACACGCAGAATCAAATTTCGCAATTACGGTTCGGGCTTGTCTACAAAATTAAAGCcttactaaatttttttcactctaaCAATACGTTGTTTTCATACCTTGCGGTGGGATTGCTGGATTCGTGAATtcacgttatacatatattcacaTTGCGGCAATCAATTTAATGCTGACATTTAGATTTCAGCCACAAGGCTTTCATTCCACTTATCGTCATCGGCCATTAGACGACTCTCCCACCGCCAATGTCccgtagaaaatgaaatacaatGGTTATTACGAATACCATTAATGAGTGACGAAGGGGCTGACTGCTGTGCAAACTTCGGTTTCTTTGTCCAAGACTAGCCACCGGTGTTTACGTAACGGATGGGTGCTTTTACGCCTACGGCCAAAGTTTCAGCTGTCCTCTAAACAAGCTCGCTGGCTTCGAAGAATTAACAAACAAGTGCAGAAGCGCGAAGAGGCAATTTCCCGCAAGACGAGCGAAGTCATCGGGCTCTGAAACATGAGTCAAAAAATTCGGGAACTCCTTCGTCCGACCGGCTTCTTCGCCGCTTTGTGGCCTTATCGATACTCGTGTGTGATATTCAGCCACTGCAACGCGGAATCACGAAAACTGCGAGCAGCTTACACAATTGCAGTGTCCTCTACGTACTTAACGATAGCTTATTTGTCGACCGATAACGTTTTTCAATATCACGGCGAAGAGATAGTTACCAACCTACCGATCGTCGTTGATCAAATGATATCGTTGGTCCATTTTAACGCCCTGCTAATTCACGTTCTCATTTGGTACTTGGTGGGCCACGCGCGTTACACGGAAGTTGTTTCATCCTTGACGGCTCTTGACCGAGAGCTGGGACAAGTTTGTTCCGGACAATTAAACTTGAGAACGGTGGTCATCAGGCAACTAATTTGCCTAACAGTGTCAGTGGGACTCTTCGGCATACTGCTTGCGAGCTTTGGCCGATCGGACCCGATGAGCATTTTGAATATGACGAGTTCCATATATCCCGGGCTGGTGATCAATGTGGTAGTGTCTTTTTTCGGCAATCTCGTTGTCTCGATCGGTGAGCGTTACGCGTTGATTAATCGCACCTTGGAACTTATCGCCAAGCGCCTGCAAGGTGGACCAGTCCATTCCCAGGGCGTCGCTTTCGACGAGATAAAACTGACACAACAGCTTCGCGTCGTTCATAACAAGCTCTTTTTCATCTCGCGAAACATCATGGATGCCTTCGGGTTTCAAATGCTCGTTTGTGTTCCGGCAAATTTTATGTTCACGGTTAACGCCTTGTACACTCTGTTCAGATCCCAAACTTCACCCTGCGAAAAAACCGATACCAACGGAATATTCACATCCATCGTCGCTTCTGCGTATGGCTTCGCTGTTGTCGTATACGCAGCTTATTGCTGTCATCAAACCGTCGCACAGGCAGGTATTATCCACgctgtttttaaaaattatctgaCATCGATAGTTCATATACTTAGCTTGATCATTTTCTGCGTTTTCTCGACGAGCTTACTTGTTACATTAGGCGACTGAGACCACGAAGATTCTCAACTCTCTGACTGCTAACTGCGAAGACTTACACTTGGAGGTAAGTGATATTTGGTtgcaaaatcaaactttgatttcTTGAGTGTGTTTGCGAGGCGTGAATGAACCTGAATCGTCTTTTATGTACCAGGtgtcttctttttctcatcaACTGATACACTATCAGCttcatttttcacctcttGGATTTTTTCAACTGGATCTTGCGCTGGTACAGAGTGTAAGTATCGATGAGGGTAATTTCTTGATTTTATCTTTAGATCCGTGAGATGTTTGTACCTTGAACAAGAAATTCAGTCAATCAGTAACCGATGACAGGGTTGGAATATCTGCTGCAATTGAacgttatttgaaaataataaccgACGAGGAAAGTCtgttatgaattttctcaTAAGAACGTACGTTATAGGAATTTTAATAAGAAGTATGTTTTCAGCTTGGCGGATCGATAGCGACGTATTTGGTCATTCTAGTCCAACTGTCACCAGCGCCCGTTGAACTGACATGTGCGAAAAATATAACATCCTCATAAATTACTCAAAGTATTAAAGTTGCAATGCAATTAAAACATTTATAgtacatatttatgtacattgtacactGCAAAACTTGtaacgtaaatattttatcgttTCGGTATTTGAGATACGTAGCGATGTTGTCTCAGACGTCTGTCAGATGGGCTACAAAAAATTTAGTTTACGCGGCAAGGTCTCATGTATCCAAAGCGTGTACGTGTTATATACTAAAAAACTTTTCACAGTCAAGCTACAGACGCCTGGAGACATGCAATTCACACGATATGCGCGTCATGTAAAGAAAACTCCGTTTACTCGGCTTACATCGCCTGAACTCCACAGCTAATCTAGGATAGAATATTGAGCAATTTCTAAGAACGttactggaataaattataaatacacCCTGTCCCACAATTGTAGTAAAAATGTGTGCAAATTTAATGCAGTTCTATACAAGTCTGAACTATtgacttgaatattttttacagtagACCTACACATGTTATTTAGTCTgttttttgcataatttgaaaatattttgaaataagaGTTGTGGTTCATTTGTCATGTCGCGCAGTTACTGAAGTAACTATACGTAAGATATTACACATGATGATGCCAAAAATTGGACTTGCAGTAAACTAGACTGTGTCTGTAATAAGCTTATACTTACACTTAGTGATTGAATGGTTTCTATTCTACGACATGCCGTTTCTACATTCTGCGATCAAGTTATTACTGAGATTATTTGGTTCATGGTTTCTAGTCCCTGTCAAATTTTCTgctatggaaaaaaaaaaaaaaatcagctcaAAAGCTCAAGCTATTTCGATGTTGGAGTAGGAGGAAGCAGAGTTTCACTTTAATTTTAAACACTAGGTGGGAGCGGAGTCCATTTAAATGATATAAATAGTTTGACTCACACCTTGACAGATTATTAATTCTCGGAGAACTAGGTTTCAGCAATTTCATGATCCTCTTCGTATTTCGCTTGATTTTGATACCTTGATTTTTTCGACGTCGCTGTTCGCGCCTTTAACGGCGTTTCACTTACGTATTCATCCCAGTTGATCATGAAATTCAGAGAGTATTTCTGGAATAATGTCGGTGAATAAGtgagataaattttgtaatattagCTTGAAAATTACTTATATTcattcatgtatatatacatacattgaTACTTATACCcgaatacaaaatttaaaactgtacgaactgaaataaaattttattaagaGGATGCTATCGTCGGTCTTTACTGACAGAGTAAAGTGTCGCTGTTTTTTACTATAATCAAAGTCTACGCATCACCGTTGTGAAAATGCGGCGATCAGCGCAATTCTACACGCAGTAGTACTaaataagaaaatcaaaaGAAGTTTTATTTTGCGCAACAACGATCcgcaaaaaatatatttctgtaattgaattattattcgcGCAGGAAATGACAAAGTTTCTAGATGTCTTTGCTTCGAATTGCATGTAGAACTGCACTGACCGCGGCATTTTTACATCCGTGTTGTGTACGCTTCTATAATGGTAAAGAACAGTGATATCTTACTCTTTTGGTAAAGACTGACTATGGCATCCACTTAACGAATTAAAGTTACTTAAAAAGTCTTACATCATTGTCAGTTTTTATTACGTGTAAGCAATAACTCATCATTAATGCGAGCTGAGGCCATTGGAATTAACGATTGCAGGTTCATAATGGCTGAAAGCTCTTGTTCAGGGTTTATGAATTGTCGTCTTTCGACGATGAGCACTGAatttatacctataaagaATTCACGTAGTCTGAATCCGCCTGTTTTTAGGCAATCCGAGTTACTTTTTGTGATCAATATTTGGCTAGCCATACATGAATTAAAACAGTGTTGCCTACGCACAGGCGCCATTGCACCTGTGTCACGAATCCGCGAAAAGGTCGTCGAATATAACTTTAGGCAATAGTTTCACTTACCATTACACAATTTAAGTTGGGGTCACACAAGATTATGTAAATTCAAGTACAGCAAGTATCTAATGTAGACCATTTTGATTTAACACCTTGAGTCTTTTGCGCGAAATTTAATGCCAATTTCACTATGTTAATTAATTTAGATATAGGTACTGATAgtagaaatagaaattttaGGACTAAAAGATATTAGATTTCTTTTATACAGATATGAGAGCGTTTCATATTTCCCTCTGTGCATatgtgttatatatatatacacgtataccgATACAGTacaatatattcatataattcATATctatattgtaaaatatatatttacgttttattttttctcgaattattaaaattttatacccTTTTGAATATTCTGAATCTTTGATGAAAGCGTAATTAAGCGTCATATCAAGCAATTAGCGACGATGGACGAATGAATGACAagaaagagatttttttttcccgcggTTATTCTACCTCCGCAGAGTATTTTCCTTTTATTAGCGATCACACAGGAATTTGTATCACACTGACAGATAAAAGACAAATTGTTGTACCCCATCTCCTTAGCAGGACACATATCGACGCATCGACCGACCTTTCATTTTATTAGACATGTCTTTGACCacataattaattaacattCATACGCTGAGGTAGGtgaagagtttttttttttttttttttttctatatgtCTCGCCTAAGTGACCGTAATTTTGATTCGATCATCTAGCGACACACATCTCACAATCATTAAACAACAGTATGGCATGCGCTTTGCGTCTTGAATGTAATGTTACGAGATTTTGGTTATTAATTCTTTGTTAGAATATATCGTTTTACGCTGCACTTTTTGACACCCACCAACAGATCTTCAAATTTGACACATCACATAtctatatacctgtatatttatatacgcgGTTTGAGTTTTTCAGTTGATTATTTACAAGGTGCCGTATCTAACTGCATGATTTTTGAGGTAGCATTAGCGGCACGCtttacacaatatatataatatacaatgtatttatattatacttcaAGATTggattcttataatttttataaacttaatttataaaaacaatatacatttatgtatCATAGtatgtacaaaattataatattaattgatGCGTACTCGTAGGAACGAATAGAGATCAATGCTATCATATTTACGGAATCTCATACGGTGCACTATGAAGTATCAAATGAACCGAGTCTCGTTTCACAAAGTGTGCAATTGTCTTGTGATTCAAATTTCAGTAAGGTAATTATAATCAcgtattattaattatatatatgacaTACACATCTATATTTTAATGCAGTACGTATCTTTTACTTCTCATGCTTATTTACAATTAGCTGAATCATTATTACTTCTTTGAtttatcttttatttattcttggataataatcataataatactgtttgtttttgtatcgaGCGTGGTGGCTTCACGTTTCGTAAAATCGGAGTCGTAGTAGATGGCAAAATGGTTCGTGACAATATTGTTCTGTTC
Proteins encoded in this region:
- the LOC124214411 gene encoding uncharacterized protein, which codes for MGSSLSFAVVFSTSAIAGYLTTWLYFHNQSNTRSGPGTPTDVSTAIHYLVIAIDALIVPLLVTIWITRGRRRVHRVISTFATVDEKLSKFGQCPSRNSSTWKLIILICAPLVTAGVIIWIDVNYNEPQVSKHTIFRSIFLHFHEFVRFYTLGFFASLVLLIGDRYKAVNSVLKTVLREHSYDLTNTRQIVSEWVTAVRELRALHRKLFFAAEDIQLAFNFQLLVLGIITLMSAIGELYKLYLANISLCGSPSLPAFAYLLLFSLQLGPAYFAAFSCSCTCDQAKRTAALIQEITVVDENLCLEIVETIATYLIILVQIGTVPQNCQNSHDSGLDNFVNSSINRGSNIS